One genomic region from Colletotrichum lupini chromosome 7, complete sequence encodes:
- a CDS encoding WD domain-containing protein: MNFLLSNEENEAIAAVEAINAINNTNTIRSGHSTCLRFNRLGDLLASGRVDGTVVIWDIETMGVARKMRGHHRSITSLSWSRCGRYLLSACQGWKAVLWDLKDGKRYREVRFRAPAYIAELNPFNHNQFVASIFEDQPILVDVSDVTDVKYPLSSAPKRPDIDGEPTEKQLKDDAKQMTTVTIFTSTGEHILAGTNKGWINVIDAKTRKTIYSEKPCSGVITTLRLNNSGRVLLINAQDRIVRTFHIPNLAAEDLDLDTIHFTEEHKFSDQVNRLSWNHATFSSASEYVAASTYNNHEIYVWDRGMGSTGLIRILDGPKEEQGVVEWHPDRPFIATCGLETGRIYIWSVIPEQKWSRLAPDFAQVEENQEYEELEDEFDIYGQEELQKRRLDAEDEEVDVVTSTVINGHISDAGAFRMPILFDLGESDSEEEFVAVSTGTMRRRSPGADGEIPDSEVVEDKMTSRKGRIGGKGRRR, translated from the exons ATGAACTTCCTTCTCAGTAATGAAGAGAATGAGGCCATCGCCGCGGTCGAAGCTATCAACGCGATCAACAACACGAACACAATCCGATCTGGACATTCAACATGCTTACGATTCAACCGATTGGGCGACCTCTTGGCCTCTGGGAGGGTGGACGGCACAGTGGTCATCTGGGATATCGAAACAATGGGCGTAGCGAGGAAGATGCGCGGCCACCACAGAAGCATCACTTCGCTGAGTTGGTCTAGATGCGGCCGGTATCTACTGTCAGCGTGCCAAGGATGGAAGGCTGTCTTATGGGATTTGAAAGATGGCAAACGGTATCGTGAGGTCCGTTTCCGGGCTCCGGCATACATCGCGGAGCTCAATCCTTTCAACCA TAACCAATTTGTGGCCTCGATTTTTGAGGATCAGCCGATCCTCGTCGATGTGTCAGACGTGACCGATGTCAAATACCCCCTCAGCTCGGCACCGAAACGCCCCGACATCGACGGCGAACCTACCGAGAAACAGCTGAAAGACGACGCCAAACAGATGACCACCGTCACGATATTCACCTCTACGGGAGAGCATATCCTTGCGGGAACCAACAAGGGATGGATCAACGTCATCGACGCAAAGACTCGGAAGACGATATACTCAGAAAAGCCATGCAGCGGTGTTATTACAACATTGCGCCTGAACAACTCGGGGAGGGTTCTCCTGATCAACGCCCAAGACCGCATTGTCAGAACCTTCCATATTCCAAATCTCGCGGCCGAGGACCTCGATCTCGACACCATACACTTCACAGAAGAACACAAGTTCTCAGACCAAGTTAACAGGCTGTCATGGAACCACGCCACGTTCAGTTCCGCGTCCGAGTACGTCGCGGCATCAACGTACAACAACCACGAGATTTATGTCTGGGACAGAGGCATGGGCAGTACAGGTCTGATCAGAATACTGGACGGCCCCAAGGAAGAGCAAGGCGTTGTGGAATGGCACCCGGATCGACCCTTCATCGCAACGTGCGGCCTCGAGACGGGGAGAATATACATCTGGTCCGTCATACCCGAGCAGAAGTGGTCCAGACTTGCGCCCGACTTTGCGCAGGTTGAGGAGAACCAGGAGTACGAGGAACTGGAGGACGAATTCGACATATATGGCCAGGAGGAGCTGCAAAAGAGACGCTTAGACGCGGAGGATGAGGAAGTGGATGTCGTTACTTCCACGGTTATCAATGGGCACATTAGCGATGCTGGAGCCTTCCGAATGCCGATACTCTTCGACCTCGGAGAGAGCGATAGCGAGGAAGAGTTCGTTGCGGTATCTACCGGTACCATGCGGAGAAGGAGTCCGGGTGCGGACGGTGAGATACCGGACAGCGAAGTCGTGGAGGATAAGATGACCTCTCGAAAGGGTAGGATTGGTGGCAAAGGTCGGAGAAGATGA
- a CDS encoding tRNAHis guanylyltransferase, with amino-acid sequence MANSKFEYVKSFEQPDFLLPNTWIVVRIDGRGFTKLCAKYGFEKPNDKRAIDLMNAAARVVVTELPDITIAYGVSDEYSFVFHKSCTLFERRASKISSTVVSTFTANYVHLWSQYFPDTPLTSPLPSFDGRAVCYPTVSNLRDYMSWRQVDCHINNLYNTTFWALIQLGGLDNREAEKLLAGTLSGDKNEILFSKFKINYNNEPEINKKGSVVFRDYELVEPGTHNAAQAADALAEPVQQSKTQAEKDKKKRTKARVVIEHLDIIKDDFWDRRPWLLSNKPGKTPKET; translated from the exons ATGGCGAACTCCAA ATTTGAATACGTCAAGAGCTTCGAGCAGCCCGACTTTCTCTTGCCAAACACTTGGATCGTCGTCCGCATAGACGGGCGAGGTTTCACCAA ATTATGTGCAAAGTATGGCTTTGAAAAGCCCAACGACAAGAGGGCCATCGACCTCATGAACGCCGCCGCGAGGGTCGTCGTCACCGAGCTCCCCGATATCACCATCGCCTACGGTGTCAGCGATGAGTACAGCTTCGTGTTTCACAAATCATGTACCCTCTTCGAGAGAAGAGCCAG CAAGATCTCAAGCACAGTCGTGTCCACGTTCACTGCCAATTACGTGCACTTATGGTCGCAGTACTTCCCAGATACCCCGCTCACCTCGCCTCTGCCGAGCTTTGACGGGAGGGCAGTGTGCTATCCTACCGTGTCGAACTTGAGAGACTACATGAGCTGGCGCCAAGTCGATT GCCATATCAACAATCTCTACAACACAACATTCTGGGCTCTAATCCAATTAGGTGGTCTAGACAATAGAGAGGCAGAGAAGCTCCTGGCA GGCACCCTATCCGGAGACAAGAACGAGATCCTTTTCTCAAAATTCAAGATCAACTACAACAACGAACCCGAGATCAACAAGAAAGGCAGTGTAGTCTTCCGAGAT TACGAGCTCGTCGAACCAGGTACGCACAACGCCGCGCAGGCGGCGGATGCGCTCGCGGAACCTGTCCAACAGAGCAAGACGCAAGCGGAGAAGGACAAGAAAAAGCGCACCAAGGCCCGCGTCGTTATCGAGCACCTCGACATTATCAAGGACGACTTTTGGGATAGGAGGCCGTGGCTGCTCTCCAACAAGCCAGGGAAGACCCCCAAGGAGACTTGA